One region of Ahniella affigens genomic DNA includes:
- a CDS encoding peptide MFS transporter, protein MSQATTANELLGHPKGLYVCFLTEMWERFAFYGMKALLLLYLTKYHLFPDADGYVLLGTYAGLAYALPLIGGMLADRYLGMRKAVVFGGLLLVLGQLGMAYTGHAASGSVDNATRDNTAVQVMYLALALIAVGVGFLKPNISTIVGRLYSENDPRRDAGFTIFYMGINVGAMLSSIICGFIGEKYGWSWGFGIAGVLMLFGLAQFLLGQNHLHGHAEPPDTEKLRARRFGPLSTEWMIYLSALVAVVVLQQVLQIKLSFAFLTALAGGHEVTLTEVVATAMGLGLLVWFVWFVSKITPAERGRMIVLMVLIVISAVFWALYEQTYGSWVAFTDRTMNPDLFPQFVRRDGSTTMPWSTMSLVLIPGGVLLAMRIQGTAQKLLLGLTLAGSLLFLLHDILIVPQNAGSLTFLGALFVVLLTPLFAWLWPVLDRLKLNPSASAKFGWGLIFAGLSFGVLVLAARSVGADGLVSVWWLVLAYLVLEIGEMALSPVGLSAVTTLSVPRVVGLMMGAWFLASAFGEMLAGRLGTLAAMDPTTERSQALLTFGNSFLVLMFVGLASGVLMLLLTPMMKRLTQSS, encoded by the coding sequence ATGAGCCAAGCCACCACTGCCAATGAACTACTCGGCCACCCGAAAGGCCTGTACGTCTGCTTTCTGACCGAAATGTGGGAGCGCTTCGCGTTCTATGGCATGAAGGCTTTGCTGCTTTTGTACCTAACCAAGTACCACCTGTTTCCGGACGCCGACGGCTATGTGCTCCTCGGCACTTATGCTGGCCTCGCCTACGCGCTGCCTTTGATTGGCGGCATGCTGGCCGACCGCTATCTCGGCATGCGCAAGGCCGTGGTCTTCGGCGGCCTCTTGTTGGTGCTCGGACAACTGGGCATGGCTTATACCGGCCATGCGGCATCGGGCTCAGTCGACAACGCCACGCGCGACAATACTGCGGTGCAGGTGATGTATCTCGCACTGGCGCTGATCGCCGTGGGGGTCGGGTTTTTGAAGCCGAATATTTCGACGATCGTGGGTCGGCTCTACAGTGAAAATGATCCGCGCCGGGACGCGGGCTTCACGATCTTCTATATGGGGATCAATGTCGGCGCCATGCTGTCGTCGATCATCTGCGGCTTCATTGGCGAGAAGTATGGCTGGAGCTGGGGCTTTGGCATCGCCGGCGTGTTGATGCTGTTCGGCTTAGCCCAGTTCTTGCTCGGACAAAACCACTTGCACGGGCATGCCGAGCCGCCTGATACCGAGAAGCTGCGGGCACGCCGCTTCGGACCGCTGTCTACCGAATGGATGATCTACCTGAGCGCGCTCGTGGCGGTGGTGGTGTTGCAGCAGGTGCTGCAGATCAAGCTGAGTTTTGCCTTCCTGACGGCGCTGGCGGGCGGTCACGAGGTAACGCTGACTGAAGTGGTGGCGACGGCCATGGGCCTTGGCCTGCTCGTATGGTTTGTCTGGTTTGTCAGCAAGATCACGCCGGCTGAGCGCGGTCGCATGATTGTCCTGATGGTGCTGATCGTCATCAGCGCCGTGTTCTGGGCGCTCTATGAGCAGACGTACGGCTCCTGGGTGGCCTTTACCGACCGCACCATGAATCCGGACTTGTTCCCGCAGTTTGTCCGACGTGATGGCAGTACCACCATGCCCTGGTCAACGATGTCGCTGGTCTTGATTCCGGGCGGCGTGCTGCTGGCCATGCGCATCCAAGGGACCGCCCAGAAGTTGCTGCTCGGTCTGACCCTGGCCGGATCATTGTTGTTCCTGCTCCACGACATTCTGATCGTGCCGCAGAACGCGGGCTCGCTGACGTTCCTCGGCGCACTGTTCGTTGTGCTGCTGACACCGCTGTTCGCCTGGCTCTGGCCCGTACTCGACCGACTGAAACTGAATCCCAGCGCATCCGCCAAGTTTGGCTGGGGCCTGATCTTCGCCGGGTTGTCATTCGGCGTCCTGGTACTCGCTGCGCGGAGCGTCGGTGCTGACGGCCTCGTGTCGGTATGGTGGCTGGTACTCGCCTATCTGGTTCTCGAAATCGGCGAAATGGCGCTGTCGCCAGTTGGTTTGTCGGCGGTGACCACGCTGTCGGTTCCGCGCGTGGTGGGGCTCATGATGGGCGCTTGGTTCCTGGCTTCGGCATTCGGCGAAATGCTGGCCGGCCGCCTCGGGACACTCGCTGCCATGGACCCGACAACCGAGCGCAGTCAGGCGCTGTTGACGTTTGGCAATTCGTTCCTGGTGCTGATGTTCGTGGGGCTCGCGTCGGGTGTCCTGATGCTGCTGCTGACGCCCATGATGAAGCGGCTCACGCAAAGCTCGTAA
- a CDS encoding sulfatase-like hydrolase/transferase: MPRIVWIALIALIALAVGLNLLPQAQPRPNVLLVSIDTLRADHVGAYGYPLAKTPTLDALAKQGTLFEEALSSAPITLPSHTTILSGLLPPSHGVRDNGAYAVPDSVDMAAELLAEAGYQTQAFVSAVVLAKRYNIQQGFQLYDDALWSEEDPNLFMIRERQAPETIDRALAWFDGWKQSDPATRKPFFTWVHLFDPHEPHLAPGGIADIAATPYDAEITFADQHLGRLIDALGNAGVLDNTLIIVTADHGESLGEHGEKTHAVFVYRATTHVPLIVRLPSRFPASRRVSTPVHHIDILPTILATLGLPARDLPGRDLRAIPATGDADRPLYSESLLSEVGFGMAPLHAIRQDHFTYIEAPRPELYNLQIDPDERSNVFGVPSNALIANNLELALRDVFADAKRHAHEAGANPLSQESVEMLQSLGYLQSSAERQAVAGMDPKDGIVIYNQLDAARKAGQKGQWPEAEGLVRQILAEVPGHATARGILAFALLRQGKVDAARHEYLTLIADNPQEFRVLGALANLELRQGNMAQASNYFQSALKIAPTFVEALSGLALISMIEGNDLEAETYITQALEIDPDFPGVYRLLADRYFENGQFEAALQSYQQSLRGRPDDFRTLLQAGASARRAAQPELALSYLDKAIRLRPDAYVGHYNRACLVLQTSGLQAALPSLDAALKLEPAVAQLIGTDSDWQAVLDAPELRQRMQRDARARAPAQHAAPMHQD; this comes from the coding sequence CTTGGCGGTGGGTCTCAACCTTCTGCCCCAAGCCCAGCCACGACCGAATGTACTGTTGGTCAGTATTGACACCCTGCGCGCTGACCACGTTGGCGCTTATGGATACCCCTTGGCGAAGACCCCGACATTGGACGCGCTGGCCAAGCAAGGCACACTGTTTGAGGAGGCGCTGTCGTCTGCGCCGATCACGTTGCCGTCGCACACCACCATCCTGTCCGGGTTGCTACCGCCAAGTCATGGCGTCCGCGACAATGGCGCGTATGCCGTGCCGGACAGCGTGGATATGGCTGCCGAGCTCCTTGCCGAAGCGGGTTATCAGACTCAAGCCTTCGTGTCTGCCGTGGTCTTGGCCAAGCGTTACAACATTCAGCAAGGGTTTCAGCTTTACGATGATGCCCTGTGGTCGGAAGAAGACCCGAATCTGTTCATGATCCGCGAGCGGCAAGCGCCGGAAACCATTGATCGGGCGCTGGCTTGGTTCGATGGCTGGAAGCAGTCCGACCCGGCAACGCGAAAGCCGTTCTTTACTTGGGTGCACTTGTTCGATCCACACGAGCCGCATTTGGCGCCGGGCGGTATCGCAGACATTGCGGCCACCCCGTATGACGCCGAGATCACGTTCGCCGACCAGCATCTCGGGCGCCTGATTGATGCGCTTGGCAATGCCGGTGTGCTCGATAACACGCTGATCATCGTCACCGCTGATCATGGCGAAAGTCTTGGCGAGCATGGCGAGAAGACACATGCCGTATTCGTGTATCGCGCCACCACGCATGTGCCGCTGATTGTTCGCTTGCCGTCGCGGTTTCCAGCATCCAGACGCGTCAGCACGCCTGTGCACCACATCGACATTCTGCCGACCATCCTCGCCACGCTGGGGTTGCCAGCGCGTGATTTGCCCGGGCGCGACCTGCGCGCCATTCCGGCTACGGGCGACGCCGATCGGCCGTTGTACTCCGAGTCACTGTTGTCGGAGGTTGGTTTTGGCATGGCGCCGTTGCATGCGATACGCCAAGACCACTTTACGTATATTGAGGCGCCACGTCCTGAGCTCTATAACCTGCAGATTGATCCGGATGAACGAAGCAATGTATTCGGCGTTCCGAGCAACGCGTTGATCGCAAACAACCTGGAGCTTGCGCTTAGAGACGTGTTCGCCGACGCCAAACGGCATGCCCATGAAGCCGGGGCGAATCCGCTCAGCCAGGAATCGGTCGAAATGCTGCAATCGCTCGGCTATCTGCAGAGTTCGGCCGAGCGGCAGGCTGTTGCGGGCATGGATCCGAAGGACGGTATTGTCATTTACAACCAGCTCGATGCGGCCCGCAAAGCTGGTCAGAAGGGTCAATGGCCCGAGGCCGAGGGGCTCGTTCGCCAGATCCTTGCGGAAGTGCCCGGGCATGCCACGGCCCGCGGCATTTTGGCGTTTGCGCTGCTGCGGCAAGGCAAAGTCGACGCCGCCCGCCACGAGTATTTGACCCTGATTGCCGACAACCCCCAGGAATTCCGGGTTCTCGGCGCGCTAGCTAATCTGGAGCTGCGACAAGGCAACATGGCGCAGGCATCGAATTACTTTCAGTCGGCCTTGAAGATCGCGCCGACCTTCGTCGAGGCGCTGAGTGGCCTGGCGCTGATCAGCATGATCGAAGGCAATGACCTGGAAGCCGAGACCTATATCACCCAAGCGTTGGAAATCGATCCGGATTTTCCGGGTGTCTATCGCTTGCTCGCTGACCGTTACTTTGAAAACGGCCAGTTTGAAGCCGCACTCCAGTCGTACCAGCAGAGCTTGCGGGGTCGGCCGGACGATTTCCGGACGCTGCTGCAAGCGGGAGCCAGCGCTCGCCGCGCCGCTCAGCCCGAACTTGCGTTGTCTTATCTGGACAAGGCTATACGTCTGCGTCCCGACGCGTACGTGGGGCATTACAACCGCGCCTGTCTCGTGTTACAGACCAGCGGGTTGCAGGCGGCGTTGCCGTCATTGGATGCGGCGCTGAAACTTGAGCCCGCGGTGGCGCAGCTCATCGGTACCGACTCCGATTGGCAGGCTGTCCTGGATGCGCCAGAACTGCGGCAACGTATGCAACGCGATGCGCGCGCGCGGGCACCGGCCCAACACGCGGCGCCCATGCATCAGGATTGA